Proteins encoded by one window of bacterium:
- a CDS encoding T9SS type A sorting domain-containing protein, with product MEDLAAPAFALWHSQGSLRNDMGFTGGPRAAVFDTAWVALPRWEPRTQPQAFTLGAPWPNPFNPVTRIPLTLQHPMPVRLVVHNLLGQQVAVLVDGLLPAGTHHLPFQAGRLASGLYLVTLEAAGRAQTRTVTLLR from the coding sequence ATGGAAGACCTTGCCGCCCCCGCCTTCGCCTTGTGGCACAGCCAGGGCAGCCTGCGCAACGACATGGGCTTCACCGGCGGGCCGCGGGCCGCCGTCTTCGACACGGCCTGGGTGGCCCTGCCGCGCTGGGAGCCGCGCACCCAACCACAGGCCTTCACCCTGGGCGCGCCCTGGCCCAACCCCTTCAACCCGGTGACGCGCATTCCCCTCACCCTGCAACATCCCATGCCCGTCCGCCTCGTCGTGCACAACCTGCTGGGGCAGCAGGTGGCCGTCTTGGTGGATGGCCTCCTGCCGGCGGGCACGCATCACCTGCCCTTCCAGGCCGGACGCCTGGCCAGCGGCCTCTATCTGGTCACGCTGGAGGCGGCGGGGCGGGCGCAGACGAGGACGGTGACGCTGCTGAGGTAG